From one Suicoccus acidiformans genomic stretch:
- a CDS encoding branched-chain amino acid ABC transporter permease, which produces MQLFMQQLVNGLALGSIYALIALGYTMVYGTIRLINFAHGDIFMMGAFLGYFLIAELEMNLFVAMAIVMVSSAILGMVIERIAYKPLRNSTRVAALITAIGVSYFLQNIMIYFLGPEVQAFPSPIETQVFNVFGIIINTKQILVFVVTILMMLILQLIVNRTKMGTAMRAVASDSEAAQLMGINVNTIISFTFALGSSLAGAAGVLYGIYYNSIAPTMGTAPGLKAFIASVVGGIGSIPGAMVGGYLIGLLETIVTFMGGSMYKDAVVYILLIVILLVLPQGLFGKNTREKV; this is translated from the coding sequence ATGCAATTATTTATGCAACAGTTAGTTAACGGACTAGCACTGGGTAGTATCTATGCCTTGATTGCACTTGGATACACGATGGTGTATGGGACCATCCGTCTAATTAACTTCGCACACGGGGACATCTTTATGATGGGGGCCTTCTTAGGCTACTTTCTCATTGCGGAATTAGAGATGAACCTCTTCGTCGCGATGGCGATTGTCATGGTATCGTCTGCTATATTGGGGATGGTTATTGAGCGGATTGCTTATAAACCACTGCGCAATTCAACCCGTGTTGCTGCCCTGATTACCGCGATTGGGGTATCTTACTTCTTACAGAATATCATGATCTACTTCTTAGGACCGGAGGTGCAAGCCTTCCCGAGTCCAATAGAAACGCAAGTCTTTAATGTCTTTGGCATTATTATTAATACCAAGCAAATTCTCGTATTTGTGGTAACCATCTTAATGATGCTTATCCTACAACTCATCGTCAACCGTACGAAAATGGGAACCGCTATGCGGGCGGTCGCTTCAGACTCTGAGGCAGCCCAATTGATGGGGATTAATGTGAATACGATTATTTCCTTCACGTTTGCGCTCGGCTCTTCCCTAGCGGGTGCGGCAGGAGTTCTTTACGGGATTTACTATAACTCGATTGCTCCCACTATGGGAACGGCGCCTGGCTTGAAAGCCTTCATTGCGTCTGTTGTCGGTGGTATCGGCAGTATTCCAGGAGCCATGGTTGGGGGTTACCTCATTGGTTTACTGGAGACGATTGTTACGTTTATGGGTGGTTCAATGTATAAGGATGCAGTGGTGTATATTCTCCTCATCGTTATTCTACTTGTACTACCACAGGGGCTTTTCGGCAAGAATACAAGAGAGAAGGTGTAG
- a CDS encoding CBS domain-containing protein: MFVKDFMTQQLITITSDTSVSQAEDIMNQRDINRLPVVDGNKLVGLVTRDTVAKAKPSDATSLDAHELNYLLDKTMVGDIMLQKVITVQPDTMLQDAAALMSEENIGVLLVLDGPHLAGIITDKDIFKAFVNISGYGAEGQYLIVELSEDRPGVIEEIGDALVSAEENLTHMMVYHYEGSIRIVLKVNHNNMDALVRAIEERGYTVVSVNGDLK; the protein is encoded by the coding sequence ATGTTTGTAAAAGACTTTATGACCCAACAGCTCATTACAATTACCTCTGATACAAGTGTAAGCCAAGCTGAAGATATCATGAATCAGCGCGACATTAACCGCCTACCTGTTGTCGATGGTAACAAACTCGTCGGTCTAGTGACACGGGATACAGTTGCTAAAGCCAAGCCGTCCGATGCTACCAGTTTAGATGCGCATGAATTAAACTATTTGCTAGATAAGACTATGGTGGGCGATATTATGTTACAGAAAGTAATTACCGTCCAACCGGATACAATGCTACAGGATGCTGCAGCCTTAATGTCTGAAGAGAACATCGGTGTTCTGCTTGTCTTAGATGGTCCACACTTAGCCGGTATCATTACAGATAAAGACATCTTCAAAGCCTTTGTCAATATCTCAGGCTATGGGGCAGAAGGCCAGTACTTAATCGTTGAGTTGTCAGAAGACCGTCCAGGTGTAATCGAAGAGATTGGTGACGCCCTCGTGTCTGCAGAAGAGAACTTGACTCATATGATGGTCTATCATTACGAAGGATCTATTCGTATTGTCTTAAAGGTAAACCACAACAATATGGACGCGTTAGTTAGAGCAATTGAAGAACGTGGCTATACCGTTGTCTCAGTCAACGGCGATCTTAAGTAA
- a CDS encoding glutathione peroxidase has protein sequence MSLPNFSLIDSDGRPYRLKEFNTKVLLLVNTASDCGFSKQFAELEELHQRYQTQGFSVLAFPSNEFKQESLDNHALKQTYREKFGVTFPINQLIHVNGEHTDPLFQWLKQELPGSFNSNIKWNFTKFLINRDGTPVKRYSPLVKPHKIAKDIEKLL, from the coding sequence GTGTCTTTGCCAAATTTCTCACTGATTGACAGTGATGGTAGGCCTTATCGCCTAAAGGAATTTAATACAAAAGTTTTGTTATTGGTGAATACCGCGAGTGATTGCGGCTTCAGCAAGCAATTTGCCGAGCTGGAGGAACTTCACCAGCGTTATCAAACCCAAGGATTCTCTGTTCTTGCCTTTCCAAGTAATGAATTCAAGCAAGAGTCCTTAGATAATCACGCTTTAAAGCAAACTTACCGTGAGAAATTTGGGGTTACGTTTCCTATCAACCAACTCATTCATGTTAACGGCGAACACACCGACCCACTATTCCAGTGGCTCAAACAAGAGTTGCCCGGTTCATTTAACTCAAATATCAAGTGGAACTTCACTAAATTTCTGATTAATCGAGACGGAACCCCAGTCAAGCGCTATTCTCCTTTAGTGAAGCCCCATAAAATCGCAAAAGATATTGAGAAACTCCTCTAA
- a CDS encoding RNA degradosome polyphosphate kinase produces the protein MSSVSERPNTSQADELDFFNRELSWLDFNYRVIDEAYDSDNPFLEQLNFLGIGSSNLDEFFMVRVAGVYDQYHAGIEVAENKTNMSPDDLLDAISERNRRNVDFQYKRYKQLVEQLPTLNYSVKAFTELNENEKEQAVQYFRELILPTLSPLGIDAYRPFPHLKNKVLNIFVNLTKDEEIYQAIVPIPSLLDRYLTFDYHDSYVIVLIEDLIINLLEELFQGYEINYAYPFRITRNADFDIIEEDASDLLILIEDYVKQRRHGAAIRLEIDTRYTPDFNAKYDDFLQEVLEIEDRFVYQFEGPLDLTFLFGLVDTVSELHPEATYTPFKPFLNPKHTGESLYQTAKEHDLFFNHPYDSFDPVVSFIEHAAVDPQTIAIKQTLYRVSKNSPIISALKKAAENGKEVTVLVELKARFDESNNVYWARELEEAGCHVLYGVSDLKTHSKIALVIRMENQQIHRYVHLGTGNYNDKTARTYTDMGIITANPEIGEDASNFFNYLSGYTDRPEYHHLHVSPFAIRDSLIDYIDEEIASHKEHGNGHIIAKMNSLTDKPLIEKLYEASQAGVKIELIVRGICCLKPGVPGLSETIHVRSIVGRFLEHSRIYYFHRNGKRHLFLSSADMMTRNMTKRVEIEFPILDKRIEEQILHILELQLSDNTKARVLQSDGEYTRPAKEPPLINNHISQMEFAGQKKAVLVKEHKQASQGKQRPFARFFQALRRKNQK, from the coding sequence GTGAGTTCTGTATCTGAAAGACCAAACACAAGCCAAGCAGACGAGTTAGATTTCTTCAACCGGGAATTAAGTTGGTTAGACTTTAACTACCGGGTTATTGATGAGGCTTATGACTCAGACAATCCCTTTCTTGAGCAATTGAACTTCTTAGGCATCGGCAGCTCAAATTTGGATGAATTCTTTATGGTACGTGTTGCTGGCGTATATGATCAGTATCATGCCGGTATTGAAGTAGCTGAGAACAAGACTAACATGTCACCAGATGACTTATTGGACGCTATCAGTGAACGGAATCGTCGGAATGTGGATTTCCAATACAAACGCTATAAGCAACTCGTCGAGCAACTTCCAACGCTCAATTACAGTGTTAAAGCCTTCACTGAGTTAAACGAGAACGAAAAAGAACAAGCGGTGCAATATTTCCGTGAGTTAATCTTGCCGACGTTATCTCCTTTAGGGATTGATGCCTACCGTCCCTTCCCACACTTAAAGAATAAAGTGTTAAATATCTTTGTAAATCTAACAAAAGACGAGGAAATTTACCAAGCTATTGTACCTATTCCGAGTCTATTAGATCGTTATTTGACCTTTGATTACCACGATAGCTACGTGATTGTACTCATTGAAGATTTAATTATCAACTTGCTGGAAGAATTATTCCAAGGCTATGAAATCAATTATGCCTATCCTTTCCGGATTACGCGGAATGCGGACTTTGATATTATCGAAGAGGATGCTTCAGACTTACTGATTCTCATTGAAGACTATGTCAAGCAACGCCGGCACGGGGCAGCGATTCGACTAGAGATTGACACGCGCTACACCCCGGACTTTAATGCGAAATATGACGACTTCCTCCAAGAAGTCTTAGAGATTGAGGACCGCTTCGTCTACCAATTCGAAGGGCCACTCGACTTAACCTTCCTCTTTGGTTTAGTTGATACGGTGAGTGAATTGCATCCAGAGGCAACTTACACACCTTTCAAGCCTTTCCTCAATCCCAAACATACCGGAGAATCGCTCTATCAAACGGCTAAAGAACATGACCTCTTCTTTAACCATCCCTACGATTCCTTCGATCCAGTCGTCTCCTTTATCGAACACGCTGCCGTTGACCCTCAAACGATTGCCATTAAGCAAACCTTATACCGTGTATCGAAGAACTCGCCGATCATCAGTGCCTTGAAGAAAGCTGCTGAGAACGGTAAAGAAGTCACGGTTCTGGTGGAGCTTAAGGCACGTTTCGATGAATCGAACAATGTGTATTGGGCACGGGAATTAGAAGAAGCAGGTTGCCACGTGCTCTACGGTGTCAGCGATTTAAAAACCCATAGTAAGATTGCCCTAGTCATCCGTATGGAAAACCAACAAATCCATCGCTATGTCCACTTAGGAACTGGTAATTATAACGATAAGACCGCTAGAACATACACAGATATGGGCATTATCACAGCCAATCCAGAAATTGGCGAAGATGCTTCTAACTTCTTCAATTACTTAAGTGGTTACACCGATCGCCCTGAATACCATCATCTGCATGTATCGCCTTTTGCAATTCGGGATTCCCTCATCGATTATATCGATGAAGAAATTGCATCTCACAAAGAGCACGGGAACGGTCATATCATCGCCAAGATGAATTCACTAACCGATAAACCACTCATTGAGAAGCTTTACGAAGCAAGTCAAGCAGGTGTGAAAATCGAGCTGATCGTTCGCGGTATTTGCTGCCTGAAACCAGGTGTCCCTGGCCTATCTGAAACAATTCACGTCCGAAGTATTGTCGGCCGCTTCTTAGAGCACAGTCGCATATACTACTTCCACCGCAATGGCAAACGTCATCTATTCCTATCCTCAGCCGATATGATGACCCGCAATATGACGAAACGGGTTGAAATCGAGTTCCCTATTCTGGATAAACGCATTGAAGAACAGATTCTACATATCTTAGAATTACAACTGAGCGATAATACTAAGGCACGCGTTCTACAAAGCGATGGCGAATACACGCGTCCCGCTAAGGAACCACCACTCATAAATAATCACATCTCCCAAATGGAATTCGCGGGTCAGAAGAAAGCCGTGCTTGTTAAAGAGCATAAGCAAGCCAGCCAAGGTAAACAACGACCTTTCGCCCGCTTCTTCCAAGCCCTTCGTCGCAAAAACCAAAAATAG
- a CDS encoding ABC transporter substrate-binding protein, producing the protein MNRMKKALTALFAGVTLAAATAGPLVSAQETAKLGANYELTGGAASYGTPMSNATKLAVKQANEAGGVLDGVQLELVEYDNKSDLTETNSVATRLVEEGVVGVVGPATTGDVLSQAPVINKAGVPAIAPAATGDALSIDNNGNLMEYLFRVCFEDTFQGRAAAAHIADNMGIKNVALVVDVGLDYSQGVADAFTEEFESRGGSVVTTESFTSGDTDFSAILSTLAAQEFDALYVPAYYTEVGLFIKQAREMGITQPIIGADGLHSQTLVDLAGAENASDIYYTTHYSNESEDEKVVAFQEAYEAEYGQEPDTFAALAYDATNLMIDAINRAGSTERDAIRQAIAETKDFEGVTGLFTMGEDNTPIKSAIMLKLTNGEVESAEAIAVEY; encoded by the coding sequence ATGAATAGAATGAAGAAAGCCTTAACGGCATTATTTGCAGGGGTTACGCTAGCAGCTGCAACAGCAGGTCCACTTGTTTCCGCTCAGGAAACCGCCAAGTTAGGTGCTAACTATGAATTGACAGGTGGGGCGGCTTCTTACGGTACGCCGATGTCTAATGCGACGAAACTAGCTGTAAAGCAAGCGAATGAAGCAGGTGGAGTCTTAGACGGTGTGCAATTGGAATTAGTTGAGTATGATAATAAATCAGACCTAACCGAGACAAACTCTGTGGCGACACGTTTGGTTGAAGAGGGCGTTGTCGGTGTTGTCGGACCAGCAACAACAGGAGATGTGTTATCTCAAGCTCCAGTTATCAATAAAGCGGGCGTCCCAGCAATTGCACCGGCTGCAACAGGAGACGCATTAAGTATTGACAATAACGGGAACTTGATGGAATACTTATTCCGGGTCTGCTTCGAAGATACCTTCCAAGGTAGGGCAGCAGCAGCGCACATCGCAGATAACATGGGCATTAAGAACGTTGCTTTAGTGGTTGATGTAGGTTTAGACTACTCACAAGGGGTAGCGGATGCATTTACTGAAGAGTTTGAGAGTCGTGGGGGAAGCGTTGTAACGACAGAATCCTTCACCAGTGGTGATACGGATTTCTCAGCAATTCTGTCAACCTTAGCAGCTCAAGAATTCGATGCCTTATATGTACCAGCCTACTACACTGAAGTTGGCTTATTCATTAAACAAGCACGTGAGATGGGGATTACCCAACCTATTATCGGTGCAGACGGCCTACATAGCCAAACATTAGTTGACTTAGCTGGTGCAGAGAATGCTTCAGATATCTACTATACAACTCACTACTCCAATGAATCAGAAGATGAGAAAGTAGTTGCCTTCCAAGAAGCTTATGAAGCAGAATATGGACAAGAGCCAGATACATTTGCAGCCTTAGCATATGACGCGACGAACTTAATGATTGATGCAATCAATCGTGCTGGCTCAACTGAACGTGATGCGATTCGTCAAGCAATTGCGGAAACGAAGGACTTTGAAGGGGTGACCGGATTATTCACAATGGGTGAGGATAATACCCCGATCAAATCAGCCATTATGTTAAAATTAACCAACGGTGAAGTTGAGTCCGCTGAAGCTATTGCTGTTGAATATTAA
- a CDS encoding ABC transporter ATP-binding protein, with product MTLLKVNELTKNFGGLAAVSNVSMELEKGELVGLIGPNGAGKTTFFNLLTGVYVPTEGTIELDMGNGVETLNGKRPDYINGLGLARTFQNIRLFSDQTVIDNVKVAMDREHGNSLVSSLFRTKAFYETEAQMEQAAYDLLEIFDLGAFAKDKAKNLAYGQQRRLEIVRALATDPKILFLDEPAAGMNPNETAELTELIAQIREQFDLTVVLIEHDMSLVMDICERIYVLEYGRLIAEGTPEEIQSNDAVIRAYLGGDE from the coding sequence ATGACCCTTTTAAAAGTAAATGAATTAACGAAGAACTTTGGCGGTTTAGCAGCTGTTTCTAATGTATCGATGGAACTGGAGAAAGGTGAACTTGTCGGCCTGATTGGGCCAAATGGGGCAGGTAAGACAACTTTCTTTAACTTATTAACCGGTGTTTATGTGCCAACTGAAGGTACGATTGAATTAGATATGGGCAATGGCGTTGAAACCTTAAACGGTAAGCGACCAGATTACATCAATGGCTTAGGCTTGGCCCGTACCTTTCAGAATATTCGTCTTTTCAGTGATCAAACCGTTATTGATAACGTTAAAGTAGCCATGGACCGTGAACATGGTAATTCGCTTGTGTCATCACTATTTCGAACGAAAGCTTTCTATGAAACGGAAGCCCAAATGGAGCAAGCGGCCTATGACCTGCTTGAAATTTTCGATTTGGGGGCTTTTGCTAAGGATAAGGCGAAGAATTTAGCTTATGGCCAACAAAGACGTTTGGAGATTGTTCGTGCCCTAGCAACCGATCCGAAGATTCTCTTCTTGGATGAGCCAGCGGCAGGGATGAACCCGAATGAAACGGCAGAATTAACCGAATTGATTGCCCAAATTCGTGAGCAATTTGATTTGACAGTGGTTCTGATTGAACATGATATGTCTTTAGTTATGGATATTTGTGAACGCATTTATGTTTTGGAATATGGACGTTTAATTGCGGAAGGTACACCGGAAGAGATTCAATCGAATGATGCGGTTATCCGGGCCTACCTAGGGGGTGACGAATAA
- a CDS encoding branched-chain amino acid ABC transporter permease, producing the protein MQRFHTRNYAWTALILLAFLAIYAMVETGIINPFYKITLVTIMLNIIYAVGLNLILGVAGQFSLGHAGFIAIGAYSAAIVTTRYGVAGLPGLLLGMLVGVIISTIVALLVGIPTLRLKGDYLAIATLGVSEIIRVLINNLRDLTNGPAGISGIPIVTDWWLVFIFLALTTILVLNYVYSSQGRATTAINQNEIAAEAMGVNVTKYKVTAFVLGAITASIGGSLQATYLGIVTPNDYTFNRSIDVLIIVVFGGIGSFTGTFVAATILGILNLVLQDYGQLRMVLYAIALILIMIFRPGGLLGDYEFKFGSMVKQWFNKDKKEGAAS; encoded by the coding sequence ATGCAAAGATTTCATACGCGTAATTATGCCTGGACTGCTTTAATTCTTCTTGCATTCCTTGCAATCTATGCCATGGTCGAAACGGGTATTATCAATCCGTTCTATAAGATTACCCTAGTGACCATTATGTTGAACATTATATATGCAGTGGGCCTTAACTTAATTCTAGGGGTAGCGGGACAGTTCTCGCTCGGACACGCAGGCTTTATCGCGATTGGTGCGTATTCGGCAGCGATTGTCACTACGCGCTACGGTGTTGCTGGTCTTCCTGGCTTACTCTTAGGGATGTTGGTTGGGGTTATTATTTCTACAATTGTAGCATTGCTTGTTGGGATACCAACCTTACGCTTGAAGGGTGACTATTTGGCGATTGCCACCCTTGGGGTTAGTGAGATTATTCGTGTGCTGATTAATAACTTGAGAGATTTAACCAATGGTCCCGCGGGGATTAGTGGAATTCCAATTGTTACCGATTGGTGGCTCGTATTTATCTTCTTAGCGCTAACAACTATCTTAGTTTTAAATTACGTTTACAGTAGTCAAGGGCGTGCTACGACAGCAATTAACCAGAATGAAATTGCCGCCGAAGCGATGGGTGTAAATGTAACGAAATATAAGGTAACGGCTTTTGTGCTAGGTGCTATTACAGCTAGTATCGGCGGCTCCCTACAGGCGACGTATTTAGGAATAGTTACACCGAATGACTATACCTTCAACCGATCGATTGATGTCTTGATTATTGTAGTATTTGGTGGGATTGGTAGCTTTACCGGAACCTTTGTAGCGGCGACTATTTTAGGTATCTTGAACTTGGTGCTACAAGATTATGGTCAGCTCCGTATGGTGCTTTATGCGATTGCCTTGATTCTTATTATGATTTTCCGTCCAGGTGGCTTATTAGGAGACTATGAATTCAAATTTGGTAGTATGGTGAAGCAATGGTTCAATAAAGATAAGAAGGAAGGAGCTGCCTCATGA
- a CDS encoding YebC/PmpR family DNA-binding transcriptional regulator, whose translation MGRKWMNIREKKGKKDQDTSRIYAKFGIEIYAAAKSGEPDPESNSKLKLAIDRAKTYNVPKNIIDRAIEKAKGSDDEQFEELRYEGFGPSGSMIIVDALTNNVNRTAGNVRSLYGKNGGNMGVSGSVSYLFDNTAVFAFPGDDAEEIMMVLLEADVDIRDVTEEEGQIVVYGEPTEFSHIKEALEANGITEFDVAELEMLPKTEVTLEGSDLNTFLHLIDVLEEDEDVQKVYHNVDLSHVD comes from the coding sequence ATGGGACGTAAATGGATGAATATCCGCGAGAAAAAAGGTAAAAAAGACCAAGATACTTCTCGCATCTATGCAAAGTTTGGAATCGAAATCTATGCCGCAGCAAAGTCAGGCGAGCCTGATCCGGAAAGCAACTCGAAGCTAAAATTAGCCATCGATCGAGCCAAAACTTATAACGTTCCCAAGAACATTATTGACCGTGCAATTGAGAAGGCGAAAGGCTCTGATGATGAGCAGTTCGAAGAATTACGCTATGAAGGCTTTGGTCCGAGCGGCTCAATGATTATTGTCGATGCACTGACCAATAACGTCAATCGTACCGCTGGTAATGTCCGTTCTTTATACGGCAAGAATGGCGGTAATATGGGCGTCAGTGGTTCGGTGAGCTATTTATTTGATAATACGGCTGTCTTTGCCTTCCCGGGCGATGATGCCGAAGAGATTATGATGGTCTTACTCGAAGCTGATGTTGACATCCGTGATGTTACAGAAGAAGAAGGTCAAATTGTCGTATACGGTGAACCGACTGAATTTAGCCATATTAAAGAAGCGCTCGAAGCGAACGGTATCACAGAATTTGATGTTGCGGAATTAGAAATGCTACCGAAAACCGAAGTGACACTCGAAGGAAGCGACTTAAATACCTTCCTACATTTAATCGATGTCCTCGAAGAAGATGAAGATGTTCAGAAAGTTTACCATAACGTTGATTTATCCCATGTTGATTAA
- a CDS encoding ABC-F family ATP-binding cassette domain-containing protein — translation MINVSNVSLSFPDKKLFEDVNISFTPGNCYGVIGANGAGKSTFLKILSGEVSPSTGTVSMDPNERLAVLNQNHYGFEDYTVMDTVIMGYKELYDIMKEKDAIYMKEDFSDEDGIRAGELEAQFSEMGGWEAEAEASDLLQGLGITTDMHYQYMRELTEADKIKVLLAQALFGKPDNLLLDEPTNGLDGHAIDWLSDFIMNFPNTVIVVSHDRHFLNTVCTHMADVDFGKIKLYVGNYDFWLQSSQLAAKLQADQNAKKEEQIKELQAFIARFSANASKSKQATSRKKLLDKITLDDIQPSSRRYPYVGFSPEREIGNDLLRVEGLSKTIDGEKVLNNVTFTLNRDDKVAFLSQNDLAMTTLFEILMENMEPDEGSFEWGVTTSQTYLPRNSAEEFDSDQSILEWLRQYADKEEQDNTFLRSFLGRMLFSGEDVMKSVNVLSGGEKVRCLLSKMMLSKANVLVMDQPTNHLDLESITALNEGLIKFNGAILIASHDYEVLNTTCNRVIELTPSGAFDRISTTYEEYLNDESVQERVKAMYA, via the coding sequence ATGATTAATGTATCCAACGTCAGTTTATCCTTTCCTGATAAGAAATTATTCGAAGACGTCAATATAAGTTTTACCCCTGGTAACTGTTATGGTGTCATTGGCGCCAACGGTGCTGGAAAGTCCACCTTCTTAAAGATTCTCTCAGGTGAAGTAAGCCCTTCAACCGGAACCGTTTCGATGGACCCTAATGAACGCTTAGCTGTCTTAAACCAAAACCACTATGGCTTTGAAGACTATACGGTTATGGACACTGTCATTATGGGCTACAAGGAACTTTATGACATTATGAAAGAGAAAGATGCCATCTATATGAAGGAAGATTTCTCAGATGAAGATGGTATTCGCGCCGGAGAATTAGAAGCGCAATTTTCTGAAATGGGTGGTTGGGAAGCTGAGGCAGAAGCTAGTGATTTGTTGCAAGGCCTAGGCATCACAACCGATATGCACTACCAATATATGCGTGAATTAACCGAAGCAGATAAGATTAAAGTATTACTAGCACAGGCGCTTTTCGGTAAACCGGATAACTTGCTCTTGGACGAGCCGACGAACGGTTTAGATGGGCACGCCATCGATTGGTTGAGTGACTTTATTATGAATTTCCCCAATACGGTTATCGTCGTCTCTCACGACCGCCACTTTCTAAATACCGTATGTACACATATGGCCGACGTAGATTTCGGCAAAATCAAGCTGTATGTGGGGAACTATGACTTCTGGTTGCAATCTAGTCAATTAGCCGCCAAGCTCCAAGCTGACCAGAATGCTAAGAAAGAAGAGCAAATTAAAGAATTACAAGCCTTTATCGCTCGCTTCTCAGCCAATGCTTCCAAATCCAAACAAGCCACATCGCGTAAGAAGTTATTAGACAAGATTACCCTTGATGATATCCAACCTTCTTCCCGCCGTTATCCATACGTTGGCTTCTCACCAGAACGCGAAATTGGGAATGATTTACTGCGCGTTGAAGGTCTATCCAAGACTATCGATGGCGAGAAAGTCTTAAATAATGTTACCTTTACTTTGAACCGTGATGATAAAGTTGCTTTCTTAAGTCAGAATGACTTAGCAATGACTACCCTATTTGAAATTCTCATGGAGAATATGGAGCCGGATGAAGGCAGCTTCGAGTGGGGCGTGACCACGTCACAAACTTACTTACCACGTAACTCTGCCGAAGAGTTCGATTCTGATCAATCCATTCTAGAGTGGTTACGTCAATACGCAGACAAGGAAGAACAAGATAATACCTTCTTGCGTAGTTTCTTAGGTCGGATGCTCTTCTCAGGAGAAGATGTTATGAAGTCCGTTAATGTTCTCTCTGGTGGCGAGAAGGTTCGTTGCTTATTATCTAAGATGATGCTTTCCAAAGCAAATGTTCTCGTAATGGACCAGCCGACAAACCACTTAGACCTTGAATCAATCACTGCCCTTAACGAAGGCCTAATCAAATTCAATGGTGCAATTCTTATTGCATCACATGACTACGAAGTGCTTAATACTACTTGTAACCGTGTGATAGAACTTACACCATCTGGTGCCTTCGACCGCATTAGCACCACTTATGAAGAATACCTAAACGATGAGAGTGTACAAGAACGCGTCAAAGCGATGTATGCGTAA
- a CDS encoding NusG domain II-containing protein, with protein MKQLFKTMRPFDYIFIVLAIILSFIPNVITAYQMPAEEEEPQIYANVKIMGNVVDTFELEEGQEQILKTYYPNPGQYNIIEVNDGAIRIKEDNSPDQIGVNTGWIYRPGQTAICLPHGLVLEVKGEIAEDDPLILP; from the coding sequence TTGAAACAATTATTCAAAACAATGCGCCCGTTTGATTATATTTTTATTGTCTTGGCGATAATTCTGTCCTTTATTCCCAATGTCATTACCGCATACCAAATGCCAGCCGAAGAAGAGGAACCTCAAATATATGCCAACGTTAAGATAATGGGGAATGTTGTCGATACATTTGAGCTTGAGGAAGGTCAGGAACAAATCCTGAAGACTTATTACCCTAATCCGGGTCAATACAATATTATTGAAGTGAATGATGGCGCCATTCGTATTAAAGAAGATAATAGCCCCGATCAAATTGGTGTTAATACGGGCTGGATATATCGGCCTGGTCAGACCGCGATTTGCCTACCACACGGCCTAGTCTTGGAAGTTAAGGGTGAAATCGCTGAAGATGATCCACTAATCTTGCCTTAG
- a CDS encoding ABC transporter ATP-binding protein gives MLNVENLEVNYGMIRAVQNVSFEVKEGEIVTLIGANGAGKSTILRTISGLENAAAGSIVYEGQDLMKLASKDIVSQGISQVPEGRHVFQGLSVRENLEMGAYLRKDRDGIEADLEIVYERFPVLKEREKQDAATLSGGEQQMLAMGRALMAKPRLLLLDEPSMGLAPIFIKEIFRIISDINEQGTTVLLIEQNAKQALQVADRGYVLETGKIVLSGSGEELLNSDQVQKAYLGG, from the coding sequence ATGCTTAATGTTGAGAATTTAGAAGTCAATTATGGTATGATTCGTGCCGTGCAGAATGTTTCCTTTGAAGTTAAAGAAGGCGAAATTGTAACCTTAATTGGCGCTAATGGTGCTGGGAAATCAACGATTCTGCGAACGATTTCTGGTTTAGAGAACGCTGCTGCCGGCAGCATTGTCTATGAGGGGCAGGATTTAATGAAGTTAGCCTCTAAGGATATTGTTAGCCAAGGGATTTCGCAAGTACCGGAAGGCCGCCATGTCTTTCAAGGTCTGTCGGTACGGGAGAACCTGGAGATGGGTGCTTATCTGCGCAAGGACCGTGACGGGATTGAAGCAGATTTAGAGATAGTCTATGAACGCTTTCCAGTTCTCAAAGAGCGAGAAAAGCAAGATGCAGCTACCTTATCTGGTGGTGAGCAACAGATGCTGGCGATGGGCCGAGCGTTAATGGCTAAGCCTAGACTCTTGCTACTAGATGAACCTTCCATGGGCTTGGCGCCAATCTTTATTAAAGAAATTTTCCGTATTATTTCTGATATTAACGAACAAGGGACAACTGTTCTCTTAATTGAACAGAATGCCAAGCAAGCCTTACAAGTAGCTGACCGCGGATACGTTCTTGAAACAGGTAAGATTGTCTTATCAGGATCTGGTGAAGAATTGCTGAATAGTGACCAAGTTCAAAAAGCTTATTTAGGAGGATAG